In the genome of Campylobacter concisus, the window AGTAATGTCATAAAATTTAAGCTTTTTGTATAGTTTTTAATAAATTCATATCTTGGAGCAAATTTTAAATTCCATTCACTCGCAAGAATTGACTGCTAAAATTTGGATTCGCTTATAGCTTAACTCAAATTTTAGAGCAGAAATTACTTGTTCTTGAAATTTTAAAATTTACTTGACACTTGCCATATATACGAACGCATGCGGTGCAAAATCGCTATCACATGCACTTCTAACGTGCGAGGGGATTGAGGGATCTAAAGGGAGATAAGGGGACGGCTTCGTAATTCAAGTCCCCTTGTCTCCCTTTTGAATAAAAGAGTTTTTAAATTTAAGGTCTGTATTTTTTAAAATTTGTCCATTTTCTCGTAAATTCAAGACGACCATACTTAAATTTTAAACCTATCAAAGCTATAATACGCCCCAAAAAAGGATGAAAAATGAAAACAATTATGCTCTGTGCGATATGCTCAGTCACTCAAGGAAACTGCGCCGAGGACTGCGCTTACTGCACACAAAGTGCCAAAGCTGGTGCCGATATCTCAAAATTTAAAGAAAAAAGCGTGCAGCAGGTGGTAGACGAAGCCAAAATGGCTTATAAAAACCACGCCCTTGGCTTTTGTTTGGTCACAAGCGGTGCTAGGCTGAATGACAAAAAGACCGACTATATCGCATCTTTAGCAAGAGCCGTGAGCAAAGAAGTGCCAAATTTGATGCTCATCGCATGTAACGGCATGGCAACTTACGAGCAGCTTAGCGAGCTTAAAAAAGCTGGCGTTTTTAGCTACAACCACAACCTTGAAACAAGCCGAGAATTTTTCCCAAAAATTTGCAAAACTCACACTTGGGACGAGAGATATCAGACAAATTTAGATGCAAAAAGAGCTGGACTCATGCTTTGCACTGGTGGCATTTACGGCGTTGGCGAGAGCGAGGCTGATAGGGTGAGCTTTAGAGCTAGTCTAAAAGAGCTTGAGCCGTTTTCGTCACCAATAAATTTTTTCATTAAAAATGAAGCGCTGAGTCTTGATCTGCCTCCTCTTAGTGCGGATGAAGCCCTAAAAATAGTGCGTGAGACCAAAAGAGATCTACCAGAAACTAGAGTCATGATAGCTGGTGGTAGGGAGAAAATTTTGGGCGAGAGGCAGTACGAGATCTTTGAAAATGGCGCCGATGCGATCGTGATAGGTGACTATCTCACCGCAAAAGGTGAGAAAGCTAGCAAGGATATCGAGGAGCTTACAAAGCGCGGTTTTAGCTTCGCTAGCATCTGCCATTAATGCTTGCAAATTTACTTTTAGCAGGGCTTGGAGGCTTTATCGGGGCTGGATGCAGGTTCTTAGCTGGTGAGCTGTTAAAATTTAGCCACTTTCCGCTAGCTACGCTTGGTGTAAATGTGCTTGGCAGCTTTATTATCGGCGTTTTGTTTTGTCTAAATTTAAGCCAAAACGTGAGGATGTTCTTGGTCGTTGGTATACTTGGTGGATTTACGACATTTTCAAGCTTTAGCCTTGATAGTGTGAAATTTTTACTAGAAGGCGAGCTAGTAAAAGGCTTTTTAAATATCTTTTTAAACCTTGTTTTTTGCCTACTTGCAAGCTATCTTGGTATTTTGCTTGGTAAGAGTTTATGAGAGTTTGCAAATTTAATAGAGTTTAAATTTTGCTAGATTTTCTTAATCGCATGCAGTGCTTTAGCACCATTGCATGTACTTTGAACGTGCGAGGGGATTGGGGGATTTAAAAAGGGGGATAAGGGGACGGCTTCGTAACTCGAGTCCCCTTGTCTCCCTTTTGAATAAAAGAACCTAAAAACAAAAAAGTCTGTATTTTTAAAAATAGAATTTTACTATCGCGAAAATTTTAAAATTCTATTCACTCGCAAGAATTGACTACTGATTTTAGGTCTCGCAAAGCTTGCCACTAAAATCAGAGCCGAAATTACTCGTTCATGAAATTTTAAAATTTACTTGACGCTTATCTGACTTGATAAATAAAAATTTGTCGTAGTTTTTAATCGCATGCAGTGCAAAATACCACCACATCCACCTTTCTATCTAGCTTCTACCTTTGGCATCTGAAGCATAAAATTTCTAGCCTCACTTAAAAGTACAGGCTTAAGCCCATCTACCAGAGTTTTTGGATCATAAATTCTTTCATATGAAAGTATTAAGACTCCATCTTTTTTAAGTAAAAAGTGGATTATTTCTATATTTTTACTGCTAGTTTCATCTTTTATGAGAGCTAAAATTTGATCATTCTCTTCACTATAAAGCACCTCTTTAGCCTCTTTTATCTTTCTTTTTAGCTCAGCAAGCATACTTTCACTTTTTATATTTTTGTCAAATTTCACTCTAAATCCTACAAAATGCTCATCAAAATTTTCATTTTTTAAAAAGTAAAAACTCTCATCTTTGGCTGTATTTTTCTTATAAAAAACGCTTCCATCAAATTTAAAACTTTGAACCAAACTTAGCTCGTCTGCAAAGCCAAAAATTCCAAAAAACATCAAGACAAAAAATAGAAATTTACGCATAAATTTGCACTCCAAATTTTTAAAAATTTGTCGCCATTTTGCCCAAAAATCGCTTAGCTTAATCAAAAAATAACAAAGCTTTTTATACAATCAAACATTTTTAATTTAAGGATCTTTTTGCAGTTACATCAAGCTAGCGAGCTTAGTATTCTTGTCGTTTTGGCATTTATCGTCTTTGCTTCGCCTTATATTTCTAAAATTTTACGCATTCCTGTCGCTCCTGCTGAGATAATACTTGGAGCACTGGCTAGCTACATCGGGCTTGTCGGCGAGAATGAGATGTTTAAGCTAATTAGCGAAGTTGGCTTTTTCTTTTTGATGTTTCTAGCCGGCATGGAGATCGATCTTAGAATGCTTATAAATATCGACCGCAAAATTTTACGTCTGGGGCTTATCTATCTTGTGCTCATTTACACGCTAGCAACTGCACTTACATTTAGTTTTGATCTTAGTTTGCTCTATATTATCATTATCCCGATAATGGCCGTTGGTATGATATTTACGCTATTTAAAGAGTATGGCAGAGATGTAAAATGGCTAAATTTAAGCATGCTTATTGCAACTATTGGTGAGCTTATAAGCATTACGCTTTTGACATTTATAGCAGCCTATTTGCAGTTTGGAGCTAGCATAAATTTATGGCTAACGATTGGCTATTTGATCTTATTTTTAGCCATCAGCGTACTTAGCTTTAAAATTTTAGATGTGCTTTTTTGGTGGTATCCTGGGCTTAAAGTGATCCTTATGCCACACTACGATAAGGACGAAAAAGATATTAGATTAAGCATTGCTGTATTTTTTTCGATGATTGCGCTTATGCTTTATTTAAATTTAGAAGTTGCCTTTGGTGCGTTTATCGCAGGTATGTTTATAGCTACATTTTTTGATCATAAAAAGGACTTACCGCACAAGCTTTCAAGCTTTGGATTTGGTTTTTTGGTACCGATATTTTTTATACACATAGGCTCAACCTTCAAGCTCTCAAGCCTAAGCTCAAATGAAGTGATAAAAGATGCTATTTTTATATTTTGTGCAATGCTTACCACAAGGCTTTTTTCAAGTGTGTTATTTGTAGGGAAATTAGGATTTAAGGGGATATTTTTGTTTTCTCTCTCACAATCCATGCCACTAACGCTTCTAGTAGCAGTTGCTACTATCGCACACAGATCAGGTGAGATAAGTGACTATTCTTACTCATCTTTTATCCTAGCAAGCCTAGCTCAAGCTATAATAGGGACAATAATTATAAAATTTCTAATGCAATCAAGAAGTAAGGAGTAAAAATGTCATCAAATACAGCTACGCTAACTGATAACAGAACCGGTAAGAGTTACGAGTTTCCTATACTAAAAGGGACTATGGGACCTGATGTGATAGACATCTCGACATTTTTTAGTGATACTGGAATGTTTACTTTTGACAGAGGTTATACTTCAACTGCGATGTGTCGCTCAGCGATAACTTATATAGACGGCTTAAAAGGCGAGCTAATGTATAGAGGTTACGATATCGCGTATTTGGCTGAAAATAAGACATTTTTAGACGTGGCATATTTACTCTTAAACAAAGAGCTTCCAACAAATGATCAGTATATAAATTTTAAAACCGAGCTTAAAAAAAGAAGCTTTATACATGAGGGCATGATGAAGCTATTTGACGCATTTCCAGACAAAGCTCACCCTATGGCGATCTTGCAGGCAGCAGTATCAGCGTTAAGTGCCTTTTACTCAGATCATCTAAATATGGATAAGCCTGAAGAGTATCACGAAATGGCCATGCGTATAATCGCTAAAATTCCAACGATCGCGGCCTTTAGCTACCGCTACTCACGCGGTCTTCCTATCATATATCCGAATTTAGATCGTGGCTTTACTGAAAATTTCCTCTACATGATGAGAGGCTATCCATACGAGCACGTCGATCTTAAGCCTATCGAGATCAAGGCACTTGACACAGTCTTTATGCTGCATGCAGATCACGAGCAAAATGCTTCAACAACGACTGTTAGAACCGTTGGCTCTACGCACGCGCACCCATACGCATGTATAAGTGCAGGTATTGGAGCACTTTGGGGCTGGGCTCATGGCGGCGCAAACGAGGGTGTCATCCGTCAGCTTGAAGAGATCGGCTCGGTCGCAAACGTCGATAAATACATCGCTAGAGCAAAGGATAAAAACGATCCATTTAGGCTAATGGGCTTTGGTCACAGGGTCTATAAAAATTTTGATCCTCGCGCAAAAGTGCTCAAAAAAATGAGAGATCAACTTATGGATGAGATAGGCATCAACTCAGAGCTTATCAAGATCGCCAACCGCATCGAGGAGATCGCGCTAAATGATGACTACTTTGTTAGCAGAAATTTATATCCAAACGTTGATTTTCACTCAGGGCTCATCCTAAAGGCACTTGGCATACCAAATAATATGTTTGCCGTCATCTTCGTCATCGGCAGGACTCCAGGCTGGATCAGCCAGTGGATCGAGCTAAAAGAGCAAGATACGATAAAGATCGTCCGCCCAAGACAGCTTTATGTTGGAGAGACAAACAGAACACCAAAATGAGCGAGCTTTTAAATTTAGCTAAAAAAGCAGCCGTTAATGCTGGAGTGCAAATAATGAAATTTTACTCTGCAGATAATACGGCTCTTAAAGTCTGCCTAAAAGATGACAGCTCACCACTAACTAGTGCTGATCTAGCCGCAAATGAAGTGATACTAAAAGAGCTAAGCAAAAGCGGGATAAAAATTTGCTCTGAAGAGAGTATCTTGCAAGAAAGCGACAAAGATGAGTTTTGGCTCGTAGATCCACTTGATGGCACGAAAGAATTTCTAGCTAGAAACGGCGAATTTTGCGTTTGCATAGCGCTTATAAAAAAAGCTAGGCCGGTGCTTGGCGTGATATTTATCCCAGTTAGCAAAGAGCTTTTTTATGCTGATGAAAATGGCGCCTTTAAAGAAATTTTAGATGATAAAGATGAAATCATAAAGAGAGTTGATCTAAACAAAAAAGATAAAAATTTAGACAATCTAATCTTTTCAAGCAGAAGAGGCGATGCCAAAGAGATAGAACTTATAGGGCAGAGCTTAAATTTTGAGCAAAGGTGCATCGGCTCAGCCATAAAATTTTGCCGTTTGGTTGAATTTGGCGGAGCTTATTTGAGATTTGCCCCAAGCTACCTTTGGGACAATGCAGCAGGAGAAGCGCTCGTAAATTTTTGTGGCGGAAAAGTATTTGACGCTAATAGCAGCAAAGAGATGAGCTACGAGCTTGCTGATTTAAAAAGTCCATTTTTCATAGCTCTCTCAAAAAACACACTAAATCTAAAAGATAAAATCACACAACTATATAAGCAAAGTAAAATTTAAACCTTAAATTTCTTCTAGTAGATAAAGCATACTAGCTATTTTTGCTGTGCCTAGCACGTAGCTCATTATATTTGCTGCAACCTTATCTTTTTTAAGCACTTTGCCATTTATATCAAATATATCTTCGTTGTTCTCTTTGATAAATTTTAAGGTTTTTGCTGCGATATCTTCTAAACTATTTTTGCCGTCAAGCAATAAAAGTATGTAATAATCGATATTGTTAAGCTTTCTTGAAATGCTAAATTTATTAGCAAAAACAACATCGGCATTATTTTTATGATTTAAAAAATATCTTACATAATTTATTAAATTTTGACTAAGC includes:
- a CDS encoding biotin synthase, with product MKTIMLCAICSVTQGNCAEDCAYCTQSAKAGADISKFKEKSVQQVVDEAKMAYKNHALGFCLVTSGARLNDKKTDYIASLARAVSKEVPNLMLIACNGMATYEQLSELKKAGVFSYNHNLETSREFFPKICKTHTWDERYQTNLDAKRAGLMLCTGGIYGVGESEADRVSFRASLKELEPFSSPINFFIKNEALSLDLPPLSADEALKIVRETKRDLPETRVMIAGGREKILGERQYEIFENGADAIVIGDYLTAKGEKASKDIEELTKRGFSFASICH
- the crcB gene encoding fluoride efflux transporter CrcB, which produces MLANLLLAGLGGFIGAGCRFLAGELLKFSHFPLATLGVNVLGSFIIGVLFCLNLSQNVRMFLVVGILGGFTTFSSFSLDSVKFLLEGELVKGFLNIFLNLVFCLLASYLGILLGKSL
- a CDS encoding cation:proton antiporter translates to MQLHQASELSILVVLAFIVFASPYISKILRIPVAPAEIILGALASYIGLVGENEMFKLISEVGFFFLMFLAGMEIDLRMLINIDRKILRLGLIYLVLIYTLATALTFSFDLSLLYIIIIPIMAVGMIFTLFKEYGRDVKWLNLSMLIATIGELISITLLTFIAAYLQFGASINLWLTIGYLILFLAISVLSFKILDVLFWWYPGLKVILMPHYDKDEKDIRLSIAVFFSMIALMLYLNLEVAFGAFIAGMFIATFFDHKKDLPHKLSSFGFGFLVPIFFIHIGSTFKLSSLSSNEVIKDAIFIFCAMLTTRLFSSVLFVGKLGFKGIFLFSLSQSMPLTLLVAVATIAHRSGEISDYSYSSFILASLAQAIIGTIIIKFLMQSRSKE
- a CDS encoding citrate synthase, whose translation is MSSNTATLTDNRTGKSYEFPILKGTMGPDVIDISTFFSDTGMFTFDRGYTSTAMCRSAITYIDGLKGELMYRGYDIAYLAENKTFLDVAYLLLNKELPTNDQYINFKTELKKRSFIHEGMMKLFDAFPDKAHPMAILQAAVSALSAFYSDHLNMDKPEEYHEMAMRIIAKIPTIAAFSYRYSRGLPIIYPNLDRGFTENFLYMMRGYPYEHVDLKPIEIKALDTVFMLHADHEQNASTTTVRTVGSTHAHPYACISAGIGALWGWAHGGANEGVIRQLEEIGSVANVDKYIARAKDKNDPFRLMGFGHRVYKNFDPRAKVLKKMRDQLMDEIGINSELIKIANRIEEIALNDDYFVSRNLYPNVDFHSGLILKALGIPNNMFAVIFVIGRTPGWISQWIELKEQDTIKIVRPRQLYVGETNRTPK
- a CDS encoding 3'(2'),5'-bisphosphate nucleotidase CysQ, which encodes MSELLNLAKKAAVNAGVQIMKFYSADNTALKVCLKDDSSPLTSADLAANEVILKELSKSGIKICSEESILQESDKDEFWLVDPLDGTKEFLARNGEFCVCIALIKKARPVLGVIFIPVSKELFYADENGAFKEILDDKDEIIKRVDLNKKDKNLDNLIFSSRRGDAKEIELIGQSLNFEQRCIGSAIKFCRLVEFGGAYLRFAPSYLWDNAAGEALVNFCGGKVFDANSSKEMSYELADLKSPFFIALSKNTLNLKDKITQLYKQSKI